A window from Methylococcus mesophilus encodes these proteins:
- a CDS encoding nitrite/sulfite reductase — protein MYQYDQYDQRLVDERVAQFRSQTRRFLQGELTEDQFRPLRLMNGLYIQRHAPMLRVAIPYGLLSSRQLRKLAEIARRYDKSVAHFTTRQNIQFNWPRLEDVPDILAELATVQMHAIQTSGACIRNVTSDPLAGVCPDEIEDPRPYCEIVRQWSTLHPEFSYLPRKFKVAVSGAAKDRAATQVHDIGLQMVRNEAGETGFEVLVGGGLGRTPIIGQIIRPFLAKADLLSYLEAILRVYNRFGRRDNKYKARIKILLKETGIEDFTRQVEAEWAHVRGQLVLDTAEIERVKRHFTAPDYQPASAGTLDTQAAADPRFDAWLRNNTAAHKNAGYRSVFLSLKPRGVPPGDVTDAQMEAIADVADRYSFGEVRATHTQNLVLADVNQDDLFDLWRRLAAIGLATPNIGKATDMICCPGLDYCSLANASSIPVAEDIYSRIDDIDYLHDLGDLRINISGCMNGCAHQSVGHIGILGVDKKGEEWYQLTLGGSSSNDASLGERLGPAIDKANVAQAVETILQAYIELRQDEESFLDTVRRLGINPFQERVYAHH, from the coding sequence ATGTATCAATACGACCAATACGACCAGCGGCTGGTCGACGAACGGGTTGCCCAGTTCCGCAGCCAGACCCGCCGATTCCTCCAGGGCGAACTGACCGAAGACCAGTTCCGACCCTTGCGCCTGATGAACGGGCTGTACATCCAGCGCCACGCCCCGATGCTGCGCGTGGCCATTCCCTACGGCCTGCTCTCGTCCCGGCAGCTGCGCAAGCTGGCCGAGATCGCCCGCCGCTACGACAAATCCGTTGCCCATTTCACCACCCGCCAGAACATCCAGTTCAACTGGCCGCGCCTGGAAGACGTGCCGGATATCCTGGCGGAACTGGCGACGGTTCAGATGCACGCCATCCAAACCAGCGGCGCCTGCATCCGCAACGTGACCAGCGACCCGCTGGCCGGCGTCTGCCCCGACGAGATCGAAGACCCGCGCCCGTACTGCGAGATCGTCCGCCAGTGGTCGACCCTGCACCCGGAATTCAGCTACCTGCCGCGCAAGTTCAAGGTCGCCGTCAGCGGAGCGGCGAAGGACCGCGCCGCGACCCAGGTGCACGACATCGGCCTGCAAATGGTCCGGAATGAGGCAGGCGAAACCGGCTTCGAGGTCCTGGTCGGCGGCGGCCTCGGACGCACGCCGATCATCGGCCAGATCATCCGCCCCTTCCTCGCCAAGGCCGACCTGCTGTCCTACCTGGAGGCCATCCTGCGCGTTTACAACCGCTTCGGGCGGCGCGACAACAAGTACAAGGCCCGGATCAAGATACTGCTCAAGGAAACCGGCATCGAGGATTTCACCCGCCAGGTCGAAGCCGAATGGGCGCATGTCCGCGGCCAATTGGTCCTCGACACGGCTGAGATCGAGCGGGTCAAACGGCATTTCACCGCGCCGGATTACCAACCCGCAAGCGCGGGAACTCTGGACACTCAAGCCGCAGCCGATCCCCGCTTCGATGCCTGGCTCAGGAACAACACCGCTGCCCACAAGAACGCCGGCTACCGTTCGGTTTTCCTATCGCTCAAACCTCGCGGCGTACCGCCGGGCGACGTCACCGACGCGCAGATGGAAGCCATTGCCGACGTCGCCGACCGCTACAGCTTCGGCGAGGTCCGCGCCACTCACACCCAGAACCTGGTGCTCGCAGACGTGAACCAGGACGACCTGTTCGATCTGTGGCGGAGGCTAGCCGCCATCGGACTGGCCACACCCAACATCGGCAAGGCCACCGACATGATCTGCTGCCCCGGCCTGGATTACTGCTCGCTCGCCAACGCCAGTTCGATCCCGGTGGCAGAAGACATCTATTCGCGCATCGACGACATCGACTATCTGCACGACCTCGGCGACCTGCGCATCAACATCTCCGGCTGCATGAACGGCTGCGCCCATCAGAGCGTCGGCCACATCGGCATCCTGGGCGTCGACAAGAAAGGCGAGGAGTGGTACCAGCTCACCCTCGGCGGCAGTTCCAGCAACGACGCATCCCTCGGCGAGCGCCTCGGCCCCGCCATCGACAAGGCCAACGTAGCCCAGGCCGTGGAAACCATCCTGCAAGCCTACATCGAACTCCGCCAGGACGAGGAATCCTTCCTCGACACCGTGCGGCGTCTCGGCATCAACCCGTTTCAGGAGCGCGTCTATGCCCATCATTAA
- a CDS encoding DUF934 domain-containing protein: protein MPIIKDGFIVTDTWHHLADDEPVSAAPCTVSLARWNREKNELAAHGGALGLRVGGDDRVEDVAGELDQFPLVVVEFPSMVDGRGFSVARLLRERYGYRGELRARGAFIPDQVFYLRRVGFNAFEFTHDANLETALPLLSEFSVTYQAAVDEPLPIYRRCAR, encoded by the coding sequence ATGCCCATCATTAAGGACGGATTCATCGTCACCGATACTTGGCACCACTTGGCCGACGACGAGCCGGTGAGTGCAGCCCCGTGCACCGTCTCGCTCGCACGCTGGAACCGGGAGAAAAACGAGCTGGCGGCCCACGGCGGCGCCTTGGGGCTGCGGGTCGGGGGAGACGACCGAGTGGAAGATGTCGCCGGAGAACTCGACCAGTTCCCGTTGGTCGTAGTGGAGTTCCCCAGCATGGTCGACGGGCGCGGCTTTTCCGTCGCCAGGCTGCTGAGGGAGCGCTACGGCTACCGGGGCGAACTCAGGGCGCGCGGGGCCTTCATCCCGGACCAGGTGTTCTATCTCCGGCGCGTGGGATTCAACGCCTTTGAATTCACACACGATGCGAACCTGGAAACCGCACTGCCACTGCTCAGCGAATTCAGCGTGACTTACCAGGCTGCAGTCGACGAACCGCTGCCGATTTATCGGCGTTGCGCCAGATGA
- a CDS encoding FimV/HubP family polar landmark protein, whose translation MYRAERIRFARRTLTLIGIFISPGSHALGVGELRLQSALNQTLKAEVPLVLSDEKLDDIKVVLAPPEAFAQAGIERQQFLSSLRFQPERQADGRYAIRISSREPVRDPFLSFLMEVNWPDGRVVKEFTVLVDPPAQVLPGLSSAGQSEPSSQYRYDSAPRSPYFADNPSVSDARRPKPSDNVSEYGPIRRRDTLSSIARAVNADGDLTPEQIKVGIYHANPDAFAGGKVNALKRGVVLNIPPHAALAERQPAEAAREWRELRAAVRRESPDEAAAAASERAPETSAPVPRVAGEEAAVRGSRLRLLAPGSKGQAGSAGGKEDIALEVAESLRQENEEIRARLGALEQQLSTLQKLLELKEHQIAAMQPPVPGAGTASAGVFPAAASPAASTLPSPEPSPATVTGAGAPVTVAIEAPTRVTAQPEEAPANGAWIWGGGIGTVTLAAALAWWANRKRRLFTLGLVLPSSLDMLKAGKKQPAGARSVSTAGVRTLESYRNAAEAVDSGEPVDPIAEAEAFLANGKNAQAEQLMRAAVAAHPESDEFHLKLLEILYLGEKYQAFEDLAEDVSGWRETRPELWGEVARMSLKLRLKSPSQADAPDDLPEAASAVPFPLQPGVGEPLPEPLPPPAFVEEAPPDAFEAESADGAAHPEVADVAADDMPPLEFDFAGRDSAMPVGKAKDEPKVVHDAGNLIAYEPEPYAGTAASSGDSLESLLAELESLGDSAGKPRAAVAAEESSGLVSEQPITIEIEAVPTARNAGTAGEPGFGTPGPVREDADPYADITDMDPLETKLDLSKAYVDMGDADSARELLEDILAAGNDRQKAEARVLMDRVAGPQDPAGTAS comes from the coding sequence GTGTACAGAGCGGAAAGGATCAGATTCGCGCGTCGGACCCTGACGCTCATCGGCATATTCATTTCGCCCGGCTCCCATGCGCTGGGGGTCGGGGAGCTCAGGCTGCAGTCTGCTCTCAACCAGACCCTCAAGGCGGAGGTGCCGCTCGTCCTTTCGGATGAAAAGCTCGACGACATCAAGGTAGTCTTGGCTCCGCCGGAGGCTTTTGCCCAGGCCGGCATCGAGCGCCAGCAGTTCCTGTCGAGCCTGCGGTTTCAACCGGAGCGGCAGGCGGACGGACGCTATGCGATCCGGATCAGTTCCCGCGAACCCGTCCGCGATCCGTTCCTGAGTTTTCTCATGGAAGTGAATTGGCCGGACGGGCGGGTCGTCAAGGAATTCACCGTACTGGTCGATCCGCCGGCCCAGGTCCTTCCGGGCCTGAGTTCCGCCGGCCAGTCCGAGCCATCTTCCCAATACCGGTACGACTCCGCCCCGCGGTCGCCTTATTTTGCGGACAATCCGTCTGTCTCCGATGCACGCCGTCCGAAGCCTTCCGACAACGTCTCGGAATACGGCCCCATAAGGCGCCGCGACACGCTGTCTTCCATTGCCAGGGCCGTCAACGCGGACGGCGATCTCACGCCGGAGCAAATCAAGGTCGGCATCTACCACGCCAACCCTGACGCCTTCGCGGGTGGCAAGGTCAACGCCCTCAAGCGCGGAGTCGTATTGAACATCCCTCCGCACGCGGCGCTGGCGGAACGGCAGCCGGCAGAAGCAGCCAGGGAGTGGCGGGAACTGCGGGCGGCGGTGCGCCGCGAAAGTCCGGATGAGGCGGCCGCGGCGGCGTCCGAGCGCGCCCCCGAGACTTCCGCTCCCGTCCCGCGAGTGGCAGGGGAGGAGGCCGCGGTTCGAGGCTCCCGGCTCAGACTTCTGGCTCCCGGCAGCAAGGGACAGGCGGGCAGTGCCGGCGGCAAGGAGGACATCGCCCTGGAAGTCGCCGAAAGCCTTCGCCAGGAAAATGAGGAAATTCGCGCCAGACTGGGAGCGCTCGAACAGCAGCTTTCGACCCTTCAGAAACTTCTCGAACTGAAGGAGCACCAGATTGCGGCGATGCAGCCCCCAGTGCCGGGTGCCGGAACGGCGTCCGCTGGAGTTTTTCCGGCTGCGGCTTCCCCGGCCGCCAGCACCCTGCCGTCGCCGGAGCCGTCTCCTGCCACGGTCACCGGTGCCGGCGCACCGGTGACCGTGGCGATCGAAGCTCCGACGCGGGTGACTGCGCAGCCGGAGGAAGCGCCTGCGAACGGCGCTTGGATTTGGGGGGGCGGTATTGGCACCGTCACTCTCGCGGCGGCGCTGGCCTGGTGGGCGAACCGGAAGCGGCGGTTGTTCACCCTTGGCCTGGTGCTGCCTTCGAGTCTCGATATGCTGAAGGCGGGCAAGAAGCAACCGGCCGGAGCGCGGAGCGTTTCCACCGCCGGTGTCCGCACTCTGGAATCGTACCGCAACGCGGCCGAAGCCGTGGATTCCGGGGAGCCCGTCGACCCAATCGCCGAGGCTGAAGCCTTTCTGGCCAACGGAAAAAATGCTCAGGCCGAACAATTGATGCGGGCCGCCGTTGCGGCACATCCCGAAAGCGACGAATTTCACCTGAAACTGCTCGAAATCCTGTATCTGGGTGAGAAATACCAGGCGTTCGAGGATCTGGCGGAAGATGTGTCGGGATGGCGCGAGACGCGACCGGAACTCTGGGGAGAGGTGGCCCGCATGAGTTTGAAGCTGCGGCTGAAGTCCCCCTCCCAGGCGGATGCTCCGGACGATCTACCGGAGGCGGCATCGGCCGTGCCATTCCCGCTCCAGCCGGGTGTGGGCGAGCCGCTTCCTGAGCCACTGCCACCACCCGCGTTCGTGGAAGAGGCTCCGCCGGATGCATTCGAGGCGGAATCCGCAGACGGCGCCGCGCACCCTGAGGTGGCGGACGTTGCGGCCGACGATATGCCCCCCCTCGAGTTCGACTTCGCTGGACGGGATTCAGCCATGCCGGTCGGGAAGGCGAAGGACGAGCCGAAGGTCGTCCATGACGCCGGCAATCTCATCGCTTACGAACCGGAGCCGTACGCCGGTACGGCGGCTTCCTCAGGCGATTCTCTCGAGTCGTTGTTGGCGGAACTCGAAAGCCTCGGCGATAGTGCCGGGAAACCTCGGGCCGCGGTGGCGGCCGAGGAAAGTTCGGGCCTCGTGTCCGAGCAGCCGATCACCATCGAGATCGAAGCGGTTCCGACCGCGCGGAACGCGGGTACCGCCGGGGAGCCCGGTTTCGGCACACCGGGTCCGGTACGGGAAGATGCGGATCCGTACGCGGACATTACCGACATGGACCCGCTCGAGACCAAGCTTGATCTGAGCAAGGCATACGTCGACATGGGCGATGCCGATTCGGCACGCGAACTGCTCGAGGATATCCTCGCAGCAGGGAACGACCGTCAGAAGGCCGAAGCCCGCGTACTCATGGATCGGGTGGCCGGGCCGCAGGACCCTGCTGGAACGGCGTCTTAA
- a CDS encoding aspartate-semialdehyde dehydrogenase, translating to MSKTFNVAVLGATGAVGETMLSILEQRNFPVGEVYALASSRSAGKRVEFQGSQLKVLDVEEFDWSKAQIGLFSPGASVSDIHAPKAAAAGCVVIDNTSRFRYEDDIPLVVPEVNPEKIADYRNRGIIANPNCSTIQMLVALKPIYDAVGIERINVCTYQAVSGTGKKAIEELAGQTAQLLNGRPCEASVYPKQIAFNVLPQIDVFLDNGYTKEEMKMVWETRKIMGDDHIEVNPTAVRVPVFFGHSEAVHIETRDKITADKARALLQQAPGVVVIDEHLPGGYPTAVSEAAGHDPVYVGRIREDISHPRGLNLWIVADNIRKGAALNSVQIAEALIGSYL from the coding sequence ATGAGCAAAACCTTTAACGTCGCCGTGCTGGGAGCCACCGGGGCTGTCGGCGAAACCATGCTGTCCATCCTGGAGCAGCGCAATTTCCCGGTGGGCGAGGTGTACGCCTTGGCCAGCAGCCGTTCCGCCGGCAAACGCGTGGAGTTCCAGGGCAGCCAGCTCAAAGTGCTGGACGTCGAGGAGTTCGACTGGTCCAAGGCCCAGATCGGTCTGTTCTCGCCCGGCGCCTCGGTGTCGGACATCCACGCGCCCAAAGCCGCCGCGGCCGGCTGCGTGGTGATCGACAACACCTCCCGGTTCCGCTACGAGGACGACATCCCGTTGGTGGTGCCGGAGGTCAATCCGGAAAAGATCGCCGATTACCGGAACCGCGGCATCATCGCCAACCCGAATTGCTCCACCATCCAGATGCTGGTGGCATTGAAGCCAATCTACGACGCGGTTGGCATCGAGCGCATCAACGTCTGCACCTACCAGGCGGTGTCCGGCACCGGTAAGAAAGCCATCGAGGAGCTGGCGGGGCAGACCGCGCAGCTGCTCAACGGCCGGCCCTGCGAGGCTTCGGTTTACCCCAAGCAGATCGCTTTCAACGTGCTGCCTCAGATCGACGTCTTCCTGGACAACGGCTACACCAAGGAAGAGATGAAGATGGTGTGGGAAACCCGCAAGATCATGGGCGATGATCATATCGAAGTGAACCCGACGGCGGTGCGGGTGCCGGTGTTCTTCGGCCATTCCGAAGCGGTGCACATCGAAACCCGCGACAAAATCACAGCGGATAAGGCGAGGGCGCTGCTGCAGCAGGCGCCGGGTGTGGTGGTGATCGACGAACACCTGCCGGGCGGCTACCCCACCGCCGTCAGTGAGGCGGCCGGGCACGATCCCGTTTATGTCGGCCGTATCCGTGAGGACATCTCGCATCCGCGCGGGCTGAACCTGTGGATCGTGGCGGACAACATCCGTAAGGGCGCTGCGCTCAACAGCGTGCAGATCGCGGAGGCGCTGATCGGCAGCTATCTTTGA
- the leuB gene encoding 3-isopropylmalate dehydrogenase produces the protein MTVKIAVLPGDGIGPEIVAEALKVLDCLRTDFGLAVETEHALIGGAAYDAHGTPFPQETLDLCRAADSILLGAVGGPKWEPLDYALRPERGLLGLRSELELFSNLRPAVLYPQLVSASTLKPEVVSGLDIMIVRELTGGIYFGKPRGRRINEQGEREGYNTLVYSESEIRRIAHSAFQIAQKRDKRLCSIDKANVLECTELWREVVIEVGREYPEVALSHMYVDNASMQLVRAPKQFDVMLTDNMFGDILSDCAAMLTGSIGMLPSASLDKDGKGMYEPIHGSAPDIAGRGIANPIATILSLAMMLRYSLDDAAAAERIEQAVQTALDQGCRTADIAAEGTAKVGTAAMGDAIVAALRAA, from the coding sequence ATGACTGTGAAAATTGCTGTTTTGCCCGGTGACGGCATCGGTCCCGAAATCGTCGCCGAGGCCCTGAAGGTTCTGGATTGCCTGCGCACCGACTTCGGCCTCGCGGTCGAAACCGAACACGCCCTGATCGGCGGCGCGGCCTACGATGCGCACGGCACGCCGTTCCCTCAGGAAACCCTGGACCTGTGCCGGGCTGCCGATTCGATCCTGCTCGGTGCGGTCGGGGGCCCCAAGTGGGAGCCGCTGGACTACGCGCTGCGGCCCGAGCGCGGCCTCTTGGGCCTGCGTTCCGAACTGGAACTGTTTTCCAATCTGCGCCCCGCGGTGCTCTATCCGCAGCTGGTCTCGGCATCGACCCTCAAGCCCGAGGTGGTCTCCGGTCTCGACATCATGATCGTGCGCGAGCTGACCGGCGGCATCTATTTCGGCAAGCCGCGCGGCCGCCGCATCAACGAGCAGGGCGAGCGCGAAGGCTACAACACCCTGGTATACAGCGAATCGGAGATCCGCCGCATCGCCCACAGCGCGTTCCAGATTGCCCAGAAGCGCGACAAGCGCCTGTGCAGCATCGACAAGGCCAACGTGCTGGAGTGCACCGAGCTGTGGCGCGAGGTGGTGATCGAGGTCGGCAGGGAGTATCCGGAGGTCGCCTTGAGCCACATGTACGTCGACAACGCCTCCATGCAGCTGGTGCGCGCACCTAAGCAGTTCGACGTGATGCTGACCGACAACATGTTCGGCGACATCCTGTCGGACTGCGCCGCGATGCTGACCGGTTCGATCGGCATGCTGCCCTCGGCTTCGCTGGACAAGGACGGCAAGGGCATGTACGAGCCCATCCACGGCTCGGCCCCGGACATCGCCGGCCGCGGTATCGCCAATCCGATCGCCACCATTCTGTCGCTGGCCATGATGCTGCGCTACAGCTTGGACGACGCGGCAGCGGCGGAAAGGATCGAGCAGGCCGTGCAGACGGCGCTGGATCAGGGCTGCCGCACCGCCGACATCGCCGCGGAAGGCACCGCCAAGGTCGGCACCGCCGCGATGGGCGATGCCATCGTCGCTGCGCTGCGCGCCGCCTGA
- the leuD gene encoding 3-isopropylmalate dehydratase small subunit, with amino-acid sequence MKPFKKVISKVVPLDRANVDTDAIIPKQFLKSIRRSGFGPYLFDEWRYLDRGEPDMDCSNRPLNPDFVLNLPCYAGARILLARKNFGCGSSREHAPWALEDYGFRAVIAPSFADIFYNNCFKNGILPIVLEEAKVDRLFAEAGPGFELTVDLEAQTVATPFGETFHFEVDASRKHRLLNGLDDIGLTLQHAEAIRAYELAHRESAPWLFAVP; translated from the coding sequence ATGAAGCCTTTCAAGAAAGTCATTTCGAAGGTCGTACCGCTGGATCGCGCGAACGTCGACACCGACGCCATCATCCCCAAGCAGTTCCTGAAATCCATCCGCCGCAGCGGGTTCGGCCCGTATCTGTTCGACGAATGGCGCTATCTGGACCGGGGCGAGCCGGACATGGATTGCAGCAATCGCCCGCTCAATCCGGATTTCGTGCTCAACCTGCCGTGCTATGCCGGCGCCAGGATATTGCTGGCCCGCAAGAACTTCGGCTGCGGCTCCTCGCGCGAGCATGCGCCGTGGGCGCTGGAGGATTACGGTTTTCGCGCCGTCATCGCGCCGAGCTTCGCCGATATCTTCTACAACAACTGCTTCAAGAACGGCATCCTGCCCATCGTACTCGAGGAGGCCAAAGTGGACCGCTTGTTCGCGGAAGCCGGTCCCGGTTTCGAGCTGACCGTCGACCTGGAGGCGCAGACCGTGGCGACGCCGTTCGGCGAAACCTTCCATTTCGAGGTGGACGCCTCCCGCAAGCATCGCTTGCTCAACGGCCTGGACGACATCGGCCTGACTCTGCAGCATGCCGAGGCTATTCGCGCCTACGAATTGGCCCACCGCGAGTCCGCCCCCTGGCTGTTTGCCGTCCCCTGA
- the leuC gene encoding 3-isopropylmalate dehydratase large subunit, whose protein sequence is MSGKTLYDKLWDDHVVHADADGSCLIYIDRHLIHEVTSPQAFEGLRMAGREPWRLDANLAVADHNVPTADRDRGIADPVSRLQVETLDKNCADFGITEFAMDDLRQGIVHVIGPEQGATLPGMTIVCGDSHTSTHGAFGALAFGIGTSEVEHVLATQCLVQRKAKNMLVRVDGKLAPGVTAKDLVLAVIGRIGTAGGTGYTIEFAGEAIRGLSMEGRMTVCNMAIEAGARAGLVAVDEVTFDYLKGRPFAPAGALWDQAVDAWHKLHSDPDAVFDKTVEIDAASIKPQVTWGTSPEQVVSVDAKVPDPAVETDPVRRESMERALQYMDLQPGTPIEAIRVDRVFIGSCTNARIEDLRAAAEVARGHKVAVKQALVVPGSGLVKRQAEQEGLDKVFTDAGFEWREPGCSMCLAMNADRLEPGERCASTSNRNFEGRQGYGSRTHLVSPAMAAAAAIHGHFVDITEGRRA, encoded by the coding sequence ATGAGCGGAAAAACCCTTTACGACAAACTGTGGGACGACCACGTCGTGCATGCCGATGCGGACGGATCGTGCCTGATCTATATCGACCGCCATCTGATTCACGAGGTGACCTCGCCCCAGGCTTTCGAGGGGCTGCGGATGGCGGGGCGCGAACCGTGGCGGCTGGATGCCAACCTTGCGGTGGCCGACCACAACGTGCCGACCGCCGACCGCGACCGGGGCATCGCCGATCCGGTATCGCGTCTGCAGGTGGAAACCCTGGATAAGAACTGCGCCGATTTCGGCATCACCGAATTCGCGATGGACGACCTGCGCCAGGGCATCGTGCACGTGATCGGTCCCGAGCAGGGCGCGACCCTGCCAGGCATGACCATCGTTTGCGGCGATTCGCATACGTCTACCCACGGTGCCTTCGGGGCGCTCGCCTTCGGGATCGGCACTTCCGAGGTCGAGCACGTGCTGGCCACACAATGCCTGGTGCAGCGCAAGGCGAAGAACATGCTGGTGCGCGTTGACGGCAAGCTGGCGCCGGGCGTGACGGCGAAAGACCTCGTGCTGGCGGTCATCGGGCGTATCGGAACCGCCGGCGGCACCGGCTATACCATCGAATTCGCCGGCGAGGCCATCCGCGGCTTGTCGATGGAAGGCCGGATGACGGTCTGCAACATGGCTATCGAGGCGGGCGCACGCGCCGGCCTGGTGGCGGTGGACGAGGTGACGTTCGACTACCTCAAGGGCCGGCCGTTCGCTCCGGCAGGCGCGCTGTGGGATCAGGCGGTCGATGCCTGGCACAAACTGCACAGCGATCCCGATGCGGTGTTCGACAAGACCGTCGAGATCGACGCGGCCAGCATCAAGCCACAGGTGACCTGGGGAACCTCGCCGGAGCAGGTCGTATCGGTGGATGCCAAGGTACCCGACCCGGCGGTGGAAACGGATCCCGTGCGGCGCGAAAGCATGGAGCGGGCGCTGCAGTACATGGATCTCCAGCCGGGCACGCCGATCGAGGCGATCCGGGTCGACCGGGTGTTCATCGGCTCCTGCACCAACGCGCGGATCGAGGACCTGCGCGCGGCGGCGGAAGTCGCTCGTGGCCATAAGGTCGCCGTCAAGCAGGCGCTGGTGGTGCCGGGTTCCGGTCTGGTCAAGCGCCAGGCGGAGCAGGAGGGGCTGGACAAGGTTTTCACCGATGCCGGATTCGAATGGCGTGAGCCCGGCTGTTCCATGTGCCTGGCGATGAACGCCGACCGGCTGGAACCCGGTGAGCGTTGCGCCTCGACCTCCAACCGGAATTTCGAGGGGCGCCAGGGCTATGGGAGCCGTACGCATCTGGTGAGTCCGGCCATGGCGGCTGCGGCGGCCATTCACGGCCATTTCGTCGACATCACCGAAGGACGGCGTGCATGA
- the adk gene encoding adenylate kinase: MRIMLLGSPGSGKGTQAKYITERFGIPQISTGDMLRAAVREGTPLGMEAKKIMDAGQLVSDLIILGLIKERIAAPDCANGFLLDGFPRTIAQADGLAEMGVALDHVVEIAVDDEEIVKRMSGRRVHPASGRTYHVVFNPPKAEGKDDETGEPLIQREDDKEETVRKRLEVYHAQTKPLVDYYRDKAGQGGAKFHTLPGVGSVEAIRDAVLTVLA, translated from the coding sequence ATGCGCATCATGCTGCTGGGAAGCCCTGGGTCCGGTAAGGGTACGCAAGCCAAGTACATCACGGAGCGTTTCGGCATCCCTCAGATTTCCACCGGCGACATGCTGCGTGCCGCAGTGCGCGAGGGCACGCCGCTCGGGATGGAGGCAAAGAAGATCATGGATGCCGGGCAACTGGTGTCGGATTTGATCATCCTCGGCTTGATCAAGGAGCGGATCGCTGCGCCGGACTGCGCGAACGGGTTCCTCCTGGATGGTTTCCCGCGCACGATCGCCCAGGCCGATGGGCTGGCCGAGATGGGCGTGGCGCTCGACCATGTGGTGGAGATTGCGGTGGACGACGAGGAGATCGTCAAGCGCATGAGCGGCCGGCGGGTGCATCCGGCTTCCGGCCGTACCTATCATGTGGTGTTCAATCCGCCGAAGGCGGAAGGCAAGGATGACGAGACCGGCGAGCCCCTGATCCAGCGCGAGGATGACAAGGAGGAGACCGTCCGCAAGCGCCTGGAGGTCTACCATGCCCAGACCAAGCCGCTGGTCGATTACTACCGGGACAAAGCAGGACAGGGCGGGGCGAAATTCCATACCTTGCCGGGGGTGGGCAGCGTCGAGGCCATCCGCGACGCGGTGCTGACCGTCTTGGCCTGA
- a CDS encoding superoxide dismutase: MGGFPRASKAASPHSLPPLPYAEDALAPVISAKTIGFHYGKHHKGYVDNLNKLVAGTDYADVPLEKIITDTAGKADKALIFNNAAQVWNHTFYWKSLRAKGGGEPPASLKRKIETSFGSVAACKQEIANAAVSQFGSGWAWLVLNGDKLEIIKTANADTPLASATKPLLAIDVWEHAYYLDYQNRRADYVNAVLDKLVNWEFALQNAG; this comes from the coding sequence ATGGGCGGATTTCCCAGGGCTTCGAAGGCAGCGTCTCCCCATTCCTTGCCGCCGTTGCCTTACGCCGAGGATGCCCTGGCACCGGTGATTTCAGCCAAGACGATCGGGTTCCATTATGGGAAACATCACAAGGGTTATGTGGATAATTTGAACAAGCTTGTGGCAGGAACGGATTATGCTGATGTTCCCTTGGAGAAAATTATTACAGATACTGCGGGGAAGGCGGACAAAGCTCTGATTTTCAATAACGCAGCTCAGGTCTGGAACCATACGTTCTATTGGAAAAGCCTGCGGGCCAAAGGCGGCGGCGAGCCGCCGGCGTCGCTTAAACGGAAAATCGAGACTTCTTTCGGTAGCGTCGCTGCCTGCAAGCAGGAAATTGCGAACGCGGCGGTTTCACAGTTCGGAAGTGGGTGGGCTTGGCTCGTTCTCAATGGCGACAAGCTAGAGATTATCAAGACGGCCAATGCCGATACTCCATTGGCGTCCGCCACAAAGCCTCTGCTGGCAATCGACGTGTGGGAGCACGCCTATTATCTGGACTATCAGAACCGCCGCGCCGATTATGTCAATGCGGTTCTCGACAAGCTGGTCAATTGGGAGTTTGCTTTGCAAAACGCCGGCTAG
- a CDS encoding zinc ribbon domain-containing protein YjdM, producing MSNFPPCPQCNSEFTYEDGAMFICPECGYEWGMSAVPENVEADKVVKDAYGNILKDGDSVTVIKDLKIKGSSSVVKVGTKVKNIRLVDGDHDIDCKIDGIGAMGLKSEFVKKA from the coding sequence ATGAGTAATTTTCCGCCGTGCCCACAATGCAATTCTGAATTCACCTATGAAGACGGAGCAATGTTCATCTGTCCAGAATGCGGTTACGAATGGGGAATGTCCGCGGTTCCCGAGAATGTGGAAGCCGATAAAGTGGTGAAAGACGCTTACGGCAACATTCTTAAAGACGGGGACAGCGTGACGGTGATCAAGGATTTGAAAATCAAAGGCTCATCATCGGTGGTTAAGGTTGGTACTAAAGTCAAGAACATTCGTTTGGTCGACGGCGACCACGACATCGATTGTAAGATCGATGGTATTGGCGCTATGGGCCTGAAATCGGAGTTTGTTAAGAAAGCCTGA